The following coding sequences are from one Gadus morhua chromosome 10, gadMor3.0, whole genome shotgun sequence window:
- the gprin1 gene encoding uncharacterized protein gprin1, protein MGSLEDESGRPVKDCQHRAGDTDDGEHLGGADALRAGPQPSPTNTGQRSASQEDRRPQVQKVNIHEEEPETSEAAVDPAVAVDGATVVVPAEPPAAMTRVATDSCPHVESVPLEVDPPGPDDPATEDKVVAASTRSATLPSCGPTDSETRNRKPNTQEGRAVAESLSVDKTTGKEKPEQGGGEEAGGGGAGGGGAGGGGAGGGVEAPPVPPSPAPPGQQHMRTQVSLEVVQCHSVACSPMTPPGGGHTFVFPEGAQSNDGKVQVEYRSIATAPMTPRTPTASTYPDVVKGESGRGEGEVRMGNRSPEKGPAQLASSQVTAQPPGRPQTHRIPSMDQDITILVTQHDSTTDSQDEEDEEEAKVSGSAVAGPIGKIEENEDHKADGEAMETGDRVGKERVDSQVSTANSHTEKKSLNEHVPNKPISNLQQSKMQIEGPSIIFRDKGHPVEKRTSESTMGATKEEASLGANLPEGVTKEAGSLNMPAVPNSPAPSGCSNMYTQVSLEVVQCQSAATSPMTPPEGGNAFIFPPSTATKPQVEYRSIATAPMTPRTPLAPVGFPTRATAEPEVQRMPEMGTDKGKGNAGETVADVHEEGGSSVGNGEVEIGEVEGTTGDEGKDEGTSGEAEADGSAGREGKVEDKSGEEGKMEDMTGKEGKMDGMTVREGKVEDKSGEEGKVEGTTGEAEADGSTGREGKMDGRSGKEGKVEVKSGDKGKMEDTLGEKGKGEDTSGKKGKVEGTSGKKGKVEGTLGEEGKVEGTTVRKSKLDCSTGREGKVDGTTSGEESAENNCKEGVEEEESEEPVQEVSWDDKGMTWEVYGAVVEVAVLGSAIQKHLEKQVKKQKQPSLPPPPPLDPSAVPLPCPSPGTTTTSTTATSTTAASVNATTDPTQASSGKGRAGMRGERGVKEGRRRRNPFRLLLRNMQQPRCCSRAHSAE, encoded by the coding sequence ATGGGCAGCCTCGAGGATGAGAGCGGGAGACCTGTGAAGGACTGTCAGCACCGCGCCGGAGACACCGATGATGGAGAGCATCTGGGCGGAGCAGACGCTCTCAGAGCTGGCCCACAGCCGTCTCCCACCAACACCGGCCAGCGCTCAGCCAGCCAAGAGGACCGCCGGCCACAAGTCCAGAAAGTGAACATCcacgaggaggagccggagaccTCTGAAGCGGCAGTAGACCCTGCTGTGGCGGTAGACGGTGCGACTGTCGTCGTTCCTGCCGAGCCCCCTGCCGCCATGACCCGCGTGGCAACCGACAGCTGCCCCCATGTCGAGAGCGTCCCACTGGAGGTCGACCCGCCCGGCCCAGATGACCCAGCCACGGAAGATAAAGTGGTCGCCGCGTCCACCAGGTCGGCCACGTTGCCCTCTTGTGGTCCGACCGACAGCGAAACCAGAAACCGGAAACCAAATACTCAGGAAGGACGCGCTGTGGCTGAATCCCTCTCTGTGGACAAAACCACAGGAAAGGAGAAACctgagcagggaggaggagaagaagcagggggaggaggagcaggaggaggaggagcaggaggaggaggagcaggaggaggagttgaggcCCCTCCTGTCCCACCGTCCCCTGCCCCTCCGGGCCAGCAGCACATGCGCACCCAGGTGAGCCTGGAGGTGGTGCAGTGCCACTCGGTGGCTTGCAGCCCCATGACGCCACCCGGAGGCGGCCACACGTTCGTGTTCCCAGAGGGAGCGCAGAGCAACGACGGCAAGGTGCAGGTGGAGTATCGCTCCATTGCCACGGCGCCTATGACCCCGAGAACGCCTACCGCCTCGACCTACCCGGACGTGGTTAAAGGAGAGTCGGggcggggggaaggggaggtccGGATGGGCAACAGGAGCCCAGAGAAGGGTCCGGCTCAGTTAGCCAGCTCACAAGTTACCGCCCAGCCACCAGGccggccacaaacacacaggatccCGAGCATGGACCAGGACATTACAATCCTAGTGACGCAACATGACAGCACGACAGATTCacaggatgaagaggatgaagaggaggccAAGGTCTCAGGCAGTGCTGTAGCTGGGCCGATTGGGAAGATCGAGGAGAATGAGGACCATAAGGCTGACGGGGAAGCCATGGAGACCGGGGACAGGGTGGGAAAGGAACGTGTTGACAGTCAGGTGTCCACAGCCAACAGCCACACGGAGAAGAAAAGTCTGAATGAACATGTGCCCAACAAACCCATCAGCAATCTTCAACAGAGCAAAATGCAAATCGAGGGCCCTTCAATCATTTTCCGGGACAAAGGCCATCCAGTCGAAAAGAGGACATCAGAGTCTACGATGGGAGCAACCAAAGAAGAAGCAAGTCTAGGCGCCAACCTCCCCGAAGGGGTCACCAAAGAAGCGGGCTCCCTGAATATGCCTGCGGTGCCCAACTCCCCGGCACCCTCGGGGTGCAGCAACATGTACACCCAGGTCAGCCTGGAGGTGGTGCAGTGTCAGTCTGCAGCTACTAGCCCCATGACTCCTCCCGAGGGGGGCAACGCCTTCATCTTCCCCCCCTCTACCGCCACGAAACCGCAGGTAGAATACCGCTCGATCGCCACGGCGCCGATGACACCGAGAACGCCCCTGGCTCCCGTAGGTTTCCCCACGAGAGCGACGGCAGAGCCGGAGGTGCAGAGGATGCCAGAGATGGGCACGGACAAGGGGAAAGGCAACGCCGGGGAAACGGTGGCCGATGTGCACGAGGAGGGAGGTTCGTCGGTGGGGAACGGAGAGGTCGAAATAGGCGAGGTGGAGGGTACTACGGGAGACGAGGGAAAGGATGAGGGTACTAGTGGAGAGGCTGAGGCAGACGGTAGTGCTGGTAGAGAGGGAAAGGTGGAGGATAAATCAGGGGAAGAGGGAAAGATGGAAGATATGACGGGAAAAGAGGGAAAGATGGATGGCATGACAGTAAGAGAGGGTAAGGTGGAGGATAAATCGGGTGAAGAGGGAAAGGTGGAGGGTACTACTGGAGAGGCTGAGGCAGACGGTAGTActggaagagagggaaagatggaTGGTAGATCGGGAAAAGAGGGAAAGGTGGAGGTTAAATCGGGAGACAAGGGAAAGATGGAGGATACATTGGGGGAAAAGGGAAAGGGGGAAGATACATCGGGGAAAAAGGGAAAGGTGGAGGGTACATCGGGGAAAAAGGGAAAGGTGGAGGGTACGCTGGGAGAAGAGGGAAAGGTGGAGGGTACTACAGTAAGAAAGTCTAAGCTGGATTGTAGTACTGGAAGAGAGGGAAAGGTCGACGGCACGACATCAGGGGAGGAGAGCGCTGAGAATAACTGCAAGGAGGgcgttgaggaggaggagagcgaggagccAGTGCAGGAGGTGAGCTGGGACGACAAGGGGATGACCTGGGAGGTGTACGGggctgtggtggaggtggccgTGCTGGGCTCGGCCATCCAGAAGCACCTGGAGAAGCAGGTGAAGAAGCAGAAGCAGCCGTCGCTGCCCCCACCACCTCCGCTGGACCCGTCCGCTGTCCCGCTCCCCTGCCCCTCgcccggcaccaccaccacctccaccaccgccacctccaccaccgccgccagcgTCAACGCCACCACCGACCCCACGCAGGCGAGCTCCGGTAAGGGCCGCGCAGGGATGAGAGGGGAGCGTGGCGTGAAGGAGGGCCGCCGCAGGAGGAACCCCTTCCGCCTGCTGCTGCGGAACATGCAGCAGCCACGCTGCTGCTCCAGAGCCCATAGTgccgagtga